A window from Rhea pennata isolate bPtePen1 chromosome 1, bPtePen1.pri, whole genome shotgun sequence encodes these proteins:
- the CD47 gene encoding leukocyte surface antigen CD47 isoform X1, whose amino-acid sequence MWVLGAWVLLSAAGAGSAQLLFRPTTFVEKNICNESVLLPCIVTNLQANNKKVMYVQWKIQGKLFFSFDGTQQAVRDPLFSSAKLVSESDLSKGDASILLDKEQAILGNYSCEVTESNREGETIVALKNSTVVSCDEENISTPEEKCGSWFLPVESACIIVLLFLAIIFCWAQLSVIASKIETALQKRISIIVACGIFTVVAVVGVIFFVPGGYTPGSQAGLGLIVVPTVILMPLQYFLFGMVLDSLSKTAYALISLESLGYIIAVTGFALCVSVCPVLHASVVIAGLAIMAIGALLSLVYVCIVGSRIRDHQPPRKAVEEPLNDAKGVMLERCVTKEKN is encoded by the exons aTGTGGGTGCTGGGGGCTTGGGTGCTGCtgagcgccgccggcgccg gttCTGCTCAATTGCTGTTTCGCCCAACCACgtttgttgaaaaaaatatctgtaatgAAAGTGTCCTCTTACCTTGCATTGTGACTAATCTgcaagcaaacaacaaaaaggtCATGTATGTTCAGTggaaaatacaaggaaaattatttttttcttttgatggaaCACAGCAGGCTGTCAGGGATCCCTTGTTTTCATCAGCTAAGTTAGTATCTGAATCGGATTTATCCAAGGGTGATGCCTCTATATTACTTGACAAGGAACAAGCAATTCTTGGAAATTACAGTTGTGAAGTGACAGAATcaaacagagaaggagaaactATAGTTGCGCTTAAGAACAGTACAG ttGTCAGTTGCGACGAGGAAAATATCTCAACACCAGAGGAAAAATGTG GATCATGGTTTCTTCCAGTGGAAAGTGCTTGCATCATAGTGCTGCTATTCTTagctattattttttgttgGGCTCAGTTAAGTGTGATTG CATCAAAAATAGAAACTGCACTGCAGAAGAGAATCAGCATTATTGTAGCATGTGGCATCTTCACAGTTGTTGCTGTTGTAggtgttattttttttgtacCAG GTGGCTATACTCCAGGAAGTCAAGCTGGACTTGGTTTAATTGTGGTCCCTACTGTGATCTTAATGCCACTTCAATACTTTCTATTTGGAATGG TTTTGGATAGTCTGTCAAAAACAGCATATGCTCTGATAAGTTTGGAATCTCTTGGTTATATAATTGCTGTGACTGGTTTTGCACTGTGTGTCTCAG TCTGTCCTGTGTTACATGCGTCTGTTGTGATTGCTGGCTTAGCTATTATGGCTATTGGAGCTTTGCTTAGTCTGGTTTATGTGTGTATTGTGG GTTCCCGCATAAGAGATCATCAACCTCCAAGG aaagctgtaGAAGAACCATTAAATG ATGCAAAAGGAGTGATGTTAGAACGATG TGTAACTAAAGAGAAGAACTGA
- the CD47 gene encoding leukocyte surface antigen CD47 isoform X2 codes for MWVLGAWVLLSAAGAGSAQLLFRPTTFVEKNICNESVLLPCIVTNLQANNKKVMYVQWKIQGKLFFSFDGTQQAVRDPLFSSAKLVSESDLSKGDASILLDKEQAILGNYSCEVTESNREGETIVALKNSTGSWFLPVESACIIVLLFLAIIFCWAQLSVIASKIETALQKRISIIVACGIFTVVAVVGVIFFVPGGYTPGSQAGLGLIVVPTVILMPLQYFLFGMVLDSLSKTAYALISLESLGYIIAVTGFALCVSVCPVLHASVVIAGLAIMAIGALLSLVYVCIVGSRIRDHQPPRKAVEEPLNDAKGVMLERCVTKEKN; via the exons aTGTGGGTGCTGGGGGCTTGGGTGCTGCtgagcgccgccggcgccg gttCTGCTCAATTGCTGTTTCGCCCAACCACgtttgttgaaaaaaatatctgtaatgAAAGTGTCCTCTTACCTTGCATTGTGACTAATCTgcaagcaaacaacaaaaaggtCATGTATGTTCAGTggaaaatacaaggaaaattatttttttcttttgatggaaCACAGCAGGCTGTCAGGGATCCCTTGTTTTCATCAGCTAAGTTAGTATCTGAATCGGATTTATCCAAGGGTGATGCCTCTATATTACTTGACAAGGAACAAGCAATTCTTGGAAATTACAGTTGTGAAGTGACAGAATcaaacagagaaggagaaactATAGTTGCGCTTAAGAACAGTACAG GATCATGGTTTCTTCCAGTGGAAAGTGCTTGCATCATAGTGCTGCTATTCTTagctattattttttgttgGGCTCAGTTAAGTGTGATTG CATCAAAAATAGAAACTGCACTGCAGAAGAGAATCAGCATTATTGTAGCATGTGGCATCTTCACAGTTGTTGCTGTTGTAggtgttattttttttgtacCAG GTGGCTATACTCCAGGAAGTCAAGCTGGACTTGGTTTAATTGTGGTCCCTACTGTGATCTTAATGCCACTTCAATACTTTCTATTTGGAATGG TTTTGGATAGTCTGTCAAAAACAGCATATGCTCTGATAAGTTTGGAATCTCTTGGTTATATAATTGCTGTGACTGGTTTTGCACTGTGTGTCTCAG TCTGTCCTGTGTTACATGCGTCTGTTGTGATTGCTGGCTTAGCTATTATGGCTATTGGAGCTTTGCTTAGTCTGGTTTATGTGTGTATTGTGG GTTCCCGCATAAGAGATCATCAACCTCCAAGG aaagctgtaGAAGAACCATTAAATG ATGCAAAAGGAGTGATGTTAGAACGATG TGTAACTAAAGAGAAGAACTGA
- the CD47 gene encoding leukocyte surface antigen CD47 isoform X5, whose amino-acid sequence MWVLGAWVLLSAAGAGSAQLLFRPTTFVEKNICNESVLLPCIVTNLQANNKKVMYVQWKIQGKLFFSFDGTQQAVRDPLFSSAKLVSESDLSKGDASILLDKEQAILGNYSCEVTESNREGETIVALKNSTVVSCDEENISTPEEKCGSWFLPVESACIIVLLFLAIIFCWAQLSVIASKIETALQKRISIIVACGIFTVVAVVGVIFFVPGGYTPGSQAGLGLIVVPTVILMPLQYFLFGMVLDSLSKTAYALISLESLGYIIAVTGFALCVSVCPVLHASVVIAGLAIMAIGALLSLVYVCIVGSRIRDHQPPRCN is encoded by the exons aTGTGGGTGCTGGGGGCTTGGGTGCTGCtgagcgccgccggcgccg gttCTGCTCAATTGCTGTTTCGCCCAACCACgtttgttgaaaaaaatatctgtaatgAAAGTGTCCTCTTACCTTGCATTGTGACTAATCTgcaagcaaacaacaaaaaggtCATGTATGTTCAGTggaaaatacaaggaaaattatttttttcttttgatggaaCACAGCAGGCTGTCAGGGATCCCTTGTTTTCATCAGCTAAGTTAGTATCTGAATCGGATTTATCCAAGGGTGATGCCTCTATATTACTTGACAAGGAACAAGCAATTCTTGGAAATTACAGTTGTGAAGTGACAGAATcaaacagagaaggagaaactATAGTTGCGCTTAAGAACAGTACAG ttGTCAGTTGCGACGAGGAAAATATCTCAACACCAGAGGAAAAATGTG GATCATGGTTTCTTCCAGTGGAAAGTGCTTGCATCATAGTGCTGCTATTCTTagctattattttttgttgGGCTCAGTTAAGTGTGATTG CATCAAAAATAGAAACTGCACTGCAGAAGAGAATCAGCATTATTGTAGCATGTGGCATCTTCACAGTTGTTGCTGTTGTAggtgttattttttttgtacCAG GTGGCTATACTCCAGGAAGTCAAGCTGGACTTGGTTTAATTGTGGTCCCTACTGTGATCTTAATGCCACTTCAATACTTTCTATTTGGAATGG TTTTGGATAGTCTGTCAAAAACAGCATATGCTCTGATAAGTTTGGAATCTCTTGGTTATATAATTGCTGTGACTGGTTTTGCACTGTGTGTCTCAG TCTGTCCTGTGTTACATGCGTCTGTTGTGATTGCTGGCTTAGCTATTATGGCTATTGGAGCTTTGCTTAGTCTGGTTTATGTGTGTATTGTGG GTTCCCGCATAAGAGATCATCAACCTCCAAGG TGTAACTAA
- the CD47 gene encoding leukocyte surface antigen CD47 isoform X3, protein MWVLGAWVLLSAAGAGSAQLLFRPTTFVEKNICNESVLLPCIVTNLQANNKKVMYVQWKIQGKLFFSFDGTQQAVRDPLFSSAKLVSESDLSKGDASILLDKEQAILGNYSCEVTESNREGETIVALKNSTVVSCDEENISTPEEKCGSWFLPVESACIIVLLFLAIIFCWAQLSVIASKIETALQKRISIIVACGIFTVVAVVGVIFFVPGGYTPGSQAGLGLIVVPTVILMPLQYFLFGMVLDSLSKTAYALISLESLGYIIAVTGFALCVSVCPVLHASVVIAGLAIMAIGALLSLVYVCIVGSRIRDHQPPRMQKE, encoded by the exons aTGTGGGTGCTGGGGGCTTGGGTGCTGCtgagcgccgccggcgccg gttCTGCTCAATTGCTGTTTCGCCCAACCACgtttgttgaaaaaaatatctgtaatgAAAGTGTCCTCTTACCTTGCATTGTGACTAATCTgcaagcaaacaacaaaaaggtCATGTATGTTCAGTggaaaatacaaggaaaattatttttttcttttgatggaaCACAGCAGGCTGTCAGGGATCCCTTGTTTTCATCAGCTAAGTTAGTATCTGAATCGGATTTATCCAAGGGTGATGCCTCTATATTACTTGACAAGGAACAAGCAATTCTTGGAAATTACAGTTGTGAAGTGACAGAATcaaacagagaaggagaaactATAGTTGCGCTTAAGAACAGTACAG ttGTCAGTTGCGACGAGGAAAATATCTCAACACCAGAGGAAAAATGTG GATCATGGTTTCTTCCAGTGGAAAGTGCTTGCATCATAGTGCTGCTATTCTTagctattattttttgttgGGCTCAGTTAAGTGTGATTG CATCAAAAATAGAAACTGCACTGCAGAAGAGAATCAGCATTATTGTAGCATGTGGCATCTTCACAGTTGTTGCTGTTGTAggtgttattttttttgtacCAG GTGGCTATACTCCAGGAAGTCAAGCTGGACTTGGTTTAATTGTGGTCCCTACTGTGATCTTAATGCCACTTCAATACTTTCTATTTGGAATGG TTTTGGATAGTCTGTCAAAAACAGCATATGCTCTGATAAGTTTGGAATCTCTTGGTTATATAATTGCTGTGACTGGTTTTGCACTGTGTGTCTCAG TCTGTCCTGTGTTACATGCGTCTGTTGTGATTGCTGGCTTAGCTATTATGGCTATTGGAGCTTTGCTTAGTCTGGTTTATGTGTGTATTGTGG GTTCCCGCATAAGAGATCATCAACCTCCAAGG ATGCAAAAGGAGTGA
- the CD47 gene encoding leukocyte surface antigen CD47 isoform X4 translates to MWVLGAWVLLSAAGAGSAQLLFRPTTFVEKNICNESVLLPCIVTNLQANNKKVMYVQWKIQGKLFFSFDGTQQAVRDPLFSSAKLVSESDLSKGDASILLDKEQAILGNYSCEVTESNREGETIVALKNSTVVSCDEENISTPEEKCGSWFLPVESACIIVLLFLAIIFCWAQLSVIASKIETALQKRISIIVACGIFTVVAVVGVIFFVPGGYTPGSQAGLGLIVVPTVILMPLQYFLFGMVLDSLSKTAYALISLESLGYIIAVTGFALCVSVCPVLHASVVIAGLAIMAIGALLSLVYVCIVGSRIRDHQPPRGHAL, encoded by the exons aTGTGGGTGCTGGGGGCTTGGGTGCTGCtgagcgccgccggcgccg gttCTGCTCAATTGCTGTTTCGCCCAACCACgtttgttgaaaaaaatatctgtaatgAAAGTGTCCTCTTACCTTGCATTGTGACTAATCTgcaagcaaacaacaaaaaggtCATGTATGTTCAGTggaaaatacaaggaaaattatttttttcttttgatggaaCACAGCAGGCTGTCAGGGATCCCTTGTTTTCATCAGCTAAGTTAGTATCTGAATCGGATTTATCCAAGGGTGATGCCTCTATATTACTTGACAAGGAACAAGCAATTCTTGGAAATTACAGTTGTGAAGTGACAGAATcaaacagagaaggagaaactATAGTTGCGCTTAAGAACAGTACAG ttGTCAGTTGCGACGAGGAAAATATCTCAACACCAGAGGAAAAATGTG GATCATGGTTTCTTCCAGTGGAAAGTGCTTGCATCATAGTGCTGCTATTCTTagctattattttttgttgGGCTCAGTTAAGTGTGATTG CATCAAAAATAGAAACTGCACTGCAGAAGAGAATCAGCATTATTGTAGCATGTGGCATCTTCACAGTTGTTGCTGTTGTAggtgttattttttttgtacCAG GTGGCTATACTCCAGGAAGTCAAGCTGGACTTGGTTTAATTGTGGTCCCTACTGTGATCTTAATGCCACTTCAATACTTTCTATTTGGAATGG TTTTGGATAGTCTGTCAAAAACAGCATATGCTCTGATAAGTTTGGAATCTCTTGGTTATATAATTGCTGTGACTGGTTTTGCACTGTGTGTCTCAG TCTGTCCTGTGTTACATGCGTCTGTTGTGATTGCTGGCTTAGCTATTATGGCTATTGGAGCTTTGCTTAGTCTGGTTTATGTGTGTATTGTGG GTTCCCGCATAAGAGATCATCAACCTCCAAGG GGGCACGCTCTTTAA